A single Providencia manganoxydans DNA region contains:
- a CDS encoding TetR/AcrR family transcriptional regulator C-terminal domain-containing protein produces MRTPKITRLQVLETALMLLETEGIEGLTMRKLADALNIKAASLYWHFNNKQALVEGMADHIVAMVAVDFQYEDDWSTNLIKITSQLRNALLKHRDGARVFAGTYIISDNVLRINNALIKTFMQAGIPVESAASSTMTVFYFILGCCIEQQAATFSADSDFINKESEFDQLSKEKFPHTWEAKEMLFANNYDERFLDGLKLIIDGLTNKG; encoded by the coding sequence ATGAGAACACCCAAAATTACCCGTTTACAGGTATTAGAAACAGCATTAATGCTGCTAGAAACTGAAGGAATTGAAGGCTTAACGATGCGAAAGCTTGCTGATGCTCTTAACATCAAAGCGGCGTCACTGTATTGGCATTTCAATAATAAGCAAGCGCTCGTCGAAGGAATGGCCGACCATATTGTCGCCATGGTCGCTGTCGATTTTCAATACGAAGATGATTGGTCAACGAACCTAATTAAGATAACGTCTCAACTTAGAAACGCTCTATTAAAGCATCGAGATGGCGCACGTGTCTTTGCGGGTACTTATATTATTTCTGACAATGTATTACGTATTAACAACGCATTGATTAAAACATTTATGCAAGCTGGGATACCTGTAGAAAGCGCTGCCAGTAGTACCATGACAGTATTTTATTTCATTCTTGGGTGCTGCATTGAACAACAAGCGGCTACATTCTCAGCAGACAGCGATTTTATTAATAAAGAATCTGAATTTGATCAGTTATCCAAAGAGAAATTTCCCCATACATGGGAAGCTAAAGAAATGTTATTTGCCAATAACTATGACGAACGTTTTTTAGATGGGCTAAAGCTGATTATTGATGGACTAACGAACAAGGGTTAA
- a CDS encoding PhzF family phenazine biosynthesis protein, whose amino-acid sequence MPNALTHLAENEIKVHLVNSFTRNNSGGNPAGVVLYPPKLSIEQKTAIARQVGFSETAFVYSGEDTDFNVEFFTSEGEVDFCGHATLAVFFTLNSLNLLNSGNYKQKTKAGILNVVITPNNIVMEQTLPIMRQGPDIKDVAAAFGMHPNVITETNLPVSIISTGLPDIIVPIQTGQLDTLQPNFKALAKLSREFNTIGFHVFELSDDPSITAHCRNFAPLYGIDEESATGSASGALGCYLVKNVFPKETHFQFEQGRAMTCSSLIQVIIDTKENEISRVSVGGQATMIGIKTIKL is encoded by the coding sequence ATGCCAAATGCGCTAACACACTTAGCTGAAAATGAAATCAAAGTTCATCTTGTCAACTCATTCACCCGTAATAATTCCGGAGGTAATCCCGCAGGAGTTGTTCTTTATCCACCTAAACTAAGTATCGAACAAAAAACAGCGATCGCTCGTCAAGTTGGTTTCTCTGAAACCGCATTTGTTTATTCAGGCGAAGATACCGATTTCAACGTAGAGTTTTTTACCTCTGAAGGCGAAGTCGATTTTTGTGGACACGCAACTTTAGCTGTTTTCTTTACTCTAAACTCACTCAATTTACTTAACTCAGGTAATTACAAGCAAAAAACGAAAGCAGGTATTCTCAATGTCGTCATTACACCTAATAATATCGTCATGGAACAAACCTTACCTATCATGCGGCAAGGACCTGATATAAAAGATGTTGCGGCGGCTTTCGGAATGCACCCAAATGTCATTACAGAAACCAATTTACCTGTAAGCATTATCTCAACGGGGTTACCTGATATTATCGTCCCAATACAAACGGGCCAATTGGATACACTACAACCTAATTTTAAGGCACTCGCAAAGCTAAGCCGTGAGTTTAATACTATCGGTTTTCATGTATTTGAATTAAGCGATGATCCATCCATCACCGCACATTGTCGAAACTTTGCACCGCTATACGGTATAGATGAAGAGTCTGCAACTGGTAGTGCTAGTGGCGCTTTAGGATGCTACCTCGTTAAAAATGTTTTCCCCAAAGAAACACATTTTCAATTTGAACAGGGTCGAGCTATGACCTGTTCCTCTTTAATCCAAGTCATCATAGATACGAAAGAAAATGAAATTAGTCGTGTTAGTGTGGGTGGACAGGCGACTATGATTGGCATAAAAACAATCAAGCTTTGA
- a CDS encoding SDR family NAD(P)-dependent oxidoreductase: MKQQHYAVITGASSGIGRSIAKAFAKKGMNIIAVARRDNLLVKLKDEIAGINPDIKVIVKKCDLSSTEQAIAFYHSLTHYQVQVWVNNAGMGYYGSVSSQPVDKIQTMLNLNIQSLVILSSLYINDYRDIADTQLINISSAGGYTIVPNAVTYCASKFFVSSFTEGLARELIAEGAQLRAKVLAPAATKTEFGQVANNVEHYDYDVSFGTYHTSEQLAEFAMALYDSDSMTGYVDRESFNFQLVDGKMLNAYNSKFNQKS, translated from the coding sequence ATGAAACAACAACATTATGCAGTGATAACGGGGGCTAGCTCAGGAATCGGTCGTTCAATCGCTAAGGCATTCGCGAAGAAAGGAATGAATATTATTGCCGTTGCTCGCAGAGATAACTTATTGGTTAAATTAAAGGATGAGATTGCGGGTATAAACCCAGATATTAAGGTGATAGTTAAAAAGTGTGATTTATCGTCGACGGAACAAGCGATAGCATTTTATCATTCGCTAACTCACTACCAAGTACAGGTATGGGTGAATAATGCAGGAATGGGATATTACGGCTCAGTTTCAAGCCAACCGGTTGATAAAATCCAAACAATGCTTAATTTGAATATCCAATCGCTGGTTATTTTATCGAGTTTATATATCAATGATTATCGTGATATTGCAGATACTCAGTTAATCAATATTAGCTCAGCAGGAGGGTATACGATTGTACCAAATGCTGTGACTTATTGTGCCTCAAAGTTCTTTGTCAGCAGTTTTACTGAAGGTTTAGCGAGAGAGCTTATTGCCGAAGGCGCTCAATTAAGGGCTAAAGTTTTAGCACCAGCAGCAACAAAAACCGAGTTTGGTCAAGTCGCTAACAATGTGGAACACTATGATTATGATGTTTCATTTGGTACATATCATACCAGTGAACAATTGGCTGAGTTTGCCATGGCGCTATATGACTCAGACAGTATGACGGGGTATGTCGATAGGGAAAGTTTTAATTTCCAATTAGTGGATGGCAAAATGCTGAATGCGTATAACAGCAAATTTAATCAGAAATCATAA
- a CDS encoding YcxB family protein → MKSRYQIQFSASRLEAEKIRKLIQQPATAIIDKEKMPYRLFTKLWNLFSIASIVLGGALLIIGYEAYSKLDEFSGLKNIGFLCFCGLLISLICLYITFRIEQRYIRKNEEKEQSNPDRLVKVKINRKYIDSITKETLVRMFWSNIEECYIEEEYMFIFAFGGEGTVIPARVLSEGEFKELHQFVMEQIASHKSK, encoded by the coding sequence ATGAAGAGCCGTTATCAAATTCAGTTTTCAGCATCGAGATTAGAAGCAGAGAAAATACGAAAATTAATACAACAGCCAGCAACTGCCATTATAGATAAAGAAAAAATGCCATACAGATTATTCACTAAGCTATGGAATTTATTTTCTATAGCATCGATTGTGCTGGGCGGCGCATTGTTAATAATTGGTTATGAGGCTTATTCGAAGTTGGATGAGTTTTCAGGTCTTAAAAATATAGGTTTTTTGTGTTTTTGTGGCTTATTAATTTCTTTGATATGTTTGTATATTACATTTCGCATAGAGCAACGTTACATAAGAAAAAATGAGGAAAAAGAACAAAGTAATCCCGATAGATTAGTCAAGGTTAAAATTAACAGGAAATATATAGACAGTATTACGAAAGAGACTCTAGTTAGAATGTTTTGGTCGAATATAGAAGAGTGCTATATCGAGGAAGAGTACATGTTTATTTTTGCTTTTGGTGGTGAAGGAACCGTTATCCCTGCAAGAGTTCTATCAGAGGGGGAGTTTAAAGAGCTACATCAGTTCGTAATGGAGCAAATAGCAAGTCATAAATCTAAATAA
- a CDS encoding Dyp-type peroxidase: protein MKYQDVTKTPGENSYFLVFNIVDKQKHRDQLVSFCNNLSGLIRSMRTRFPALETSCVMGFGADAWESLFPQLAKPQQLTPFKEIKGSRHTAVSTPGDLFFHIRALNVSACYELASIISQQLAGMVTHVDEVHGFRYMDGRSIIGFVDGTENPEMEDERVDYAVIGDEDEQFAGGSYAFVQKYIHDMSAWQSLSVEEQEKVIGRHKFNDVELTDEQKIPSSHNVVTNIKDENGDDLKIVRANMPFSNPSKNEYGTYFIGYARYFSTTLRMLESMFLGSENGATDELLKYSTAVTGTLFFVPSPSMLDDIE, encoded by the coding sequence ATGAAATATCAAGATGTCACTAAAACTCCAGGAGAGAATTCATATTTCCTCGTTTTTAATATTGTTGATAAACAAAAGCACCGTGATCAGTTGGTCTCGTTTTGTAATAATTTATCCGGTCTAATTCGCAGCATGAGAACGCGTTTCCCCGCACTTGAAACTAGCTGTGTGATGGGATTTGGTGCCGATGCATGGGAAAGTTTATTTCCTCAATTGGCTAAGCCACAACAACTTACTCCTTTTAAAGAAATAAAAGGTAGCCGTCATACGGCTGTTTCCACACCGGGAGATTTATTTTTCCATATTCGGGCGTTAAATGTTTCTGCTTGTTATGAATTAGCTTCCATTATTAGTCAGCAGCTCGCTGGTATGGTGACACATGTCGATGAAGTACATGGATTCCGCTATATGGATGGGCGCTCGATCATAGGTTTTGTTGATGGCACCGAGAACCCTGAAATGGAAGATGAGCGTGTCGATTATGCTGTTATTGGTGATGAAGATGAACAATTTGCAGGTGGTAGTTATGCATTTGTTCAAAAATATATTCATGATATGAGCGCATGGCAAAGTTTGAGTGTAGAAGAACAAGAGAAAGTAATTGGTCGCCATAAATTTAATGATGTGGAATTGACTGATGAACAAAAAATACCGAGCTCGCACAATGTTGTGACTAATATTAAAGATGAAAATGGTGATGATTTAAAAATTGTTCGCGCCAATATGCCATTTTCTAATCCTTCTAAAAATGAATACGGTACTTACTTTATTGGTTATGCAAGGTATTTTTCAACGACGCTTCGTATGTTGGAAAGCATGTTTCTTGGCAGTGAAAATGGTGCCACCGATGAGTTGTTAAAATACAGTACCGCTGTTACAGGGACACTATTCTTTGTTCCATCACCATCAATGTTAGATGATATTGAATAA
- a CDS encoding ProQ/FINO family protein, whose protein sequence is MKLATPKAGIKEAMIAEVKEKGLDIRESRIKQGLQSYISRKVYLKVLTLVGNRFDMNEQSNGEVTPEQQAIAEQKLAKWNNK, encoded by the coding sequence TTGAAATTAGCAACTCCAAAGGCTGGTATCAAGGAAGCCATGATTGCTGAGGTTAAAGAGAAAGGTTTGGATATCCGAGAGAGCCGCATTAAACAGGGATTACAGTCATACATTAGTCGCAAGGTTTATTTGAAAGTCCTTACTTTGGTTGGCAATCGGTTTGATATGAACGAGCAATCTAACGGAGAGGTTACACCAGAACAACAAGCTATAGCAGAACAAAAACTGGCGAAATGGAACAATAAATAA
- a CDS encoding SDR family oxidoreductase, with protein MEAIAGKVIIITGASSGIGASTALYLSSKKAIVVLAARREELLEKLAQACVGKTLVVPTDVTKYSDVKNLVNTTLSQFGKIDVLINNAGLMAISPLNLSKVDEWEKMIDINIKGPLYGIAEVLPIFERQKSGHFINISSVAGVKVFSPGGTVYSGTKFALRAISEGLRSEVDKNIRTTTICPGVIDSELKFGSSDPTSLQSIIDFYKQAIPPDSIARAIAYAIEQPADVDINEIILRPTQQEF; from the coding sequence ATGGAAGCGATTGCAGGTAAAGTCATTATAATTACGGGAGCAAGTAGTGGTATTGGTGCATCTACGGCTCTTTATCTTTCAAGTAAAAAAGCAATAGTTGTGTTAGCAGCACGCCGAGAGGAGCTTCTAGAAAAGTTGGCACAAGCTTGTGTTGGAAAAACTCTTGTTGTGCCGACTGATGTGACTAAATATAGCGATGTTAAAAATTTAGTAAATACAACACTTTCTCAATTTGGGAAAATTGATGTGTTAATTAATAATGCCGGCTTAATGGCTATTTCTCCTCTAAACCTTAGTAAAGTGGATGAGTGGGAAAAAATGATTGATATTAATATTAAGGGACCTTTATATGGGATTGCCGAAGTGCTTCCTATATTTGAAAGACAAAAAAGTGGCCATTTTATTAATATATCTTCCGTAGCGGGCGTAAAAGTATTTAGTCCAGGAGGAACTGTATATAGTGGAACAAAATTTGCTCTACGCGCTATATCGGAAGGTCTACGAAGTGAAGTTGACAAAAATATTAGGACAACAACAATTTGTCCCGGTGTTATCGATTCCGAATTAAAATTTGGCAGTAGTGATCCTACAAGCTTACAATCAATAATTGATTTTTATAAGCAAGCTATCCCACCTGATTCTATTGCACGAGCTATTGCTTATGCTATTGAGCAACCGGCAGATGTAGATATTAATGAGATTATATTACGCCCCACGCAACAAGAATTTTAA
- a CDS encoding alanine/glycine:cation symporter family protein, which yields MDLITTWLGELNGIVWGVPMLIGILGVGIYMQIRLAFLPIRKLGTGFKLLFQKNGERGEGQISPFNALMTALSATIGTGNIAGVATAVVMGGPGALFWMWITALVGMATKYSEAVLAVRFREVDKYGQYVGGPMYYIKNGLGPKWVWLGTLFAFFGACASFGIGNTVQANSVADVLESNFGLHKWLTAGALVLLVGAVLIGGLRRISDVAGKLVPFMTVAYFGAGLLVLGLNFSEIPTAFSLVVTSAFSPVAAQGGFAGAAVWAAIRFGVARGVFSNEAGLGSAPIAHAAARTQNPIRQGLIAMLGTFIDTIIVCSVTGLTIIITGGWLTAETGATLTASSFQSAIPGGNYIVAIALAIFAFTTILGWSFYGEKCVQYLFGLRAIKVFRVLWLIALPIGATQSLDFVWLLADTLNAMMAIPNLIALLMLSPVVYRLTRDHIKDVNADSIDMANKLYEK from the coding sequence ATGGACTTGATTACGACATGGTTAGGTGAGTTAAATGGTATTGTATGGGGCGTTCCAATGCTCATTGGGATCCTCGGTGTTGGCATTTATATGCAGATCCGATTAGCCTTTTTACCTATTCGTAAGCTGGGGACTGGCTTTAAATTACTTTTCCAAAAAAATGGAGAACGAGGTGAAGGGCAGATTTCACCATTTAATGCCTTGATGACTGCTTTGTCGGCAACAATAGGCACAGGAAATATTGCTGGTGTTGCGACTGCGGTCGTGATGGGGGGACCAGGTGCGCTGTTTTGGATGTGGATCACGGCACTCGTTGGTATGGCGACTAAATATTCAGAAGCTGTACTTGCTGTGCGTTTTCGTGAAGTAGATAAATATGGCCAATATGTTGGTGGCCCTATGTATTACATCAAGAACGGTTTAGGACCTAAATGGGTTTGGTTGGGCACTTTATTTGCTTTTTTTGGTGCCTGTGCCAGTTTTGGTATCGGCAACACAGTGCAAGCTAACTCTGTCGCCGATGTGTTAGAGAGCAATTTTGGTCTACATAAATGGCTAACTGCTGGAGCGCTTGTTTTATTGGTTGGCGCTGTTTTAATTGGTGGATTACGTCGTATTTCTGATGTTGCAGGTAAGTTAGTCCCATTTATGACCGTTGCCTATTTTGGGGCTGGTTTATTGGTTTTAGGACTTAATTTTAGTGAGATCCCCACTGCATTTTCTTTAGTTGTAACTTCAGCATTTTCTCCTGTTGCTGCACAAGGTGGTTTTGCCGGAGCCGCGGTATGGGCTGCTATTCGTTTTGGGGTAGCTCGAGGCGTATTTTCGAATGAAGCAGGTTTAGGGAGCGCACCAATTGCGCATGCTGCTGCGAGAACACAAAACCCGATCCGCCAAGGGTTAATCGCGATGTTAGGTACCTTTATCGATACTATCATTGTCTGTTCTGTCACGGGGTTAACCATCATTATTACTGGTGGTTGGCTAACGGCAGAAACCGGTGCAACATTGACGGCATCATCTTTCCAATCAGCAATACCCGGTGGTAATTATATTGTCGCGATTGCGTTAGCTATTTTTGCATTTACGACCATTTTAGGGTGGAGCTTTTATGGTGAAAAATGTGTTCAATATCTATTTGGTTTAAGGGCGATTAAGGTATTTAGAGTGTTGTGGTTGATTGCTTTACCTATCGGCGCGACGCAGTCACTGGATTTTGTTTGGTTGTTAGCTGACACCTTGAATGCCATGATGGCGATCCCGAATCTTATTGCATTGTTAATGCTAAGTCCTGTTGTATATCGACTGACTCGTGATCATATTAAAGATGTCAACGCTGATAGTATTGATATGGCAAACAAGCTATATGAGAAGTAA
- a CDS encoding MerR family transcriptional regulator: protein MNYTISEFSELTGFSIYTLRYYEKEGILNPARQNNNHRFYSNHDVEWMKFIIRLKETGMPLKEIKQYANLRELGDKTAQQRMELLIKHYEYLEQQLHILNDHLSNLKLKIQHYQNLI, encoded by the coding sequence ATGAACTATACTATTAGCGAATTTTCAGAGTTAACAGGTTTTAGCATATACACGCTACGCTACTATGAAAAAGAAGGTATATTAAATCCTGCGAGACAAAATAATAATCATCGTTTCTATTCCAATCATGATGTTGAATGGATGAAATTTATTATTCGTTTGAAAGAAACAGGAATGCCATTAAAAGAGATCAAACAATATGCAAATTTAAGAGAATTAGGCGATAAAACAGCGCAACAAAGAATGGAGTTACTGATTAAACATTATGAGTATCTGGAACAGCAATTACACATTCTAAATGACCACCTTTCCAATTTAAAATTAAAAATTCAGCACTATCAAAATCTGATATGA
- a CDS encoding alpha-keto acid decarboxylase family protein: protein MKKSYTVADYLLDRLAQIGIHHLFGVPGDYNLQFLDHVISHPQIDWIGCANELNASYAADGYARCKPASAMLTTFGVGELSAINGIAGAYAEYLPIIHIIGAPVLQFQRDGLLLHHSLGDGDFEHFSRMAKEVSVAQACLTPSNAESEIDRLITIALSEHRPVHLVIPCDVAILPLESKPAPLVLPTNVLSNTSLKMFIESARKKLTGTKKVSVLAGCLAERLNVQPLLQQWMDEVALPHSALLFGKGVFNENHSNYAGTYIGAASEVEIKNLIENVDVTINIGVLFIDTATAGFSHKLPTENCISIHPNEARVGHQVFTQIPMEDAIKALHQLTLSLVQQWSLPIINPPSLSPPLFQSSKSKLDQRSFWREIQKFIRPNDILFTDQGTSCFGAAELILPENCKFVIQSLWASVGFSLAATFGAQLAEPNRRVILLIGDGAAQFTVQELGTMLRNGLKPIIFLMNNQGYTVERAIHGPEQVYNDITAWDWTLLFKAFANQYPAFVRRITETEQLKCALEEVANCNQLAFIEVILPKMDTPKILDDISIALKNNMVEQR from the coding sequence ATGAAGAAGAGTTATACTGTAGCAGATTATCTTTTAGATCGGCTTGCTCAAATAGGCATTCATCACTTATTTGGTGTTCCGGGCGATTACAATTTGCAGTTCCTTGATCATGTTATCAGTCATCCTCAAATTGATTGGATTGGTTGTGCAAATGAACTTAATGCATCTTATGCTGCTGATGGCTATGCTCGTTGTAAGCCTGCATCTGCGATGTTAACCACATTTGGTGTCGGAGAATTAAGTGCAATCAATGGAATTGCGGGAGCTTATGCAGAATATCTTCCTATTATTCACATTATTGGCGCTCCAGTATTACAATTCCAGCGAGATGGATTATTGTTACATCATTCCCTTGGTGATGGTGATTTCGAACATTTTTCTCGTATGGCAAAAGAAGTCAGTGTTGCCCAAGCTTGCCTAACGCCAAGTAATGCAGAATCAGAAATAGATAGATTAATTACGATTGCTTTGAGTGAGCATCGTCCTGTACATTTGGTCATTCCTTGCGATGTAGCGATATTACCGCTCGAGTCTAAACCAGCGCCGTTGGTATTACCAACAAACGTTTTATCAAACACATCGCTAAAAATGTTTATTGAATCCGCACGTAAAAAACTCACAGGCACAAAAAAAGTATCAGTACTTGCGGGTTGTCTTGCTGAAAGACTTAATGTACAACCATTGCTACAGCAGTGGATGGATGAAGTGGCACTTCCTCATTCAGCTTTGCTTTTTGGTAAAGGTGTATTCAATGAAAATCATTCTAATTATGCGGGAACTTATATAGGAGCAGCAAGCGAAGTTGAAATAAAAAATCTAATAGAAAACGTTGATGTTACAATTAACATCGGGGTGTTATTTATTGATACAGCAACTGCGGGCTTTAGTCATAAATTACCAACTGAAAACTGTATTAGTATTCACCCTAATGAAGCTAGAGTGGGGCATCAAGTTTTTACTCAAATACCAATGGAAGATGCAATTAAAGCTCTTCACCAATTAACATTATCTCTTGTGCAACAATGGTCATTACCAATAATTAATCCACCATCGTTGTCGCCTCCGTTATTTCAGAGCAGTAAATCCAAATTGGATCAGCGTTCTTTTTGGCGTGAAATTCAAAAATTTATTCGGCCAAATGATATATTATTTACCGATCAAGGCACTTCATGTTTCGGGGCGGCTGAACTCATATTACCCGAAAATTGTAAATTTGTGATCCAATCTTTGTGGGCATCTGTTGGTTTTTCCTTAGCAGCTACTTTTGGGGCTCAACTTGCTGAACCTAATCGTCGAGTCATATTGTTAATTGGTGATGGAGCGGCACAATTTACAGTGCAAGAACTAGGAACTATGTTAAGAAATGGATTAAAGCCAATAATATTTTTAATGAATAATCAAGGTTATACTGTTGAACGTGCAATCCATGGTCCTGAACAGGTATACAATGATATTACCGCATGGGACTGGACACTATTATTTAAAGCATTCGCAAATCAATATCCGGCATTCGTAAGACGTATAACGGAGACAGAACAATTGAAATGTGCTTTAGAGGAGGTGGCTAATTGTAATCAACTCGCTTTTATTGAAGTGATTTTACCTAAAATGGATACTCCGAAAATATTAGATGATATTTCTATTGCCTTAAAGAATAATATGGTGGAGCAGAGATAG
- a CDS encoding methyltransferase produces the protein MLNDDTYISKNESAAVYLLEQAMGFTFQASLRVATLLDIADKLKNGAKTIDELAKEADVNPKQLFRVMRMLAAKDIFAQTSDGKFELTPAAEFLRTDQFHSLHDAVLMLTDKTFWEPLGNLIHSLRSDIPFRDMFGESFYEYWADKKNYENGYSFHTGMSSMSTVENYFLTQRYDFPDNSTVVDIAGGMGGLLLTVLQSNKTLHGILFDQPEILKKHRLDDLDDSTRWGIQAGNFFESCPEADFYLLKYITMDWPTDKAQKILQSCRNAMNDNSKLLILEPVIPTGNHWHGGNLIDLLLLASFDGGQTRSEAELKALLDSADLKLNRIIDTGCYVSIVEAIPK, from the coding sequence ATGTTAAATGATGATACTTACATATCTAAAAATGAAAGTGCGGCGGTTTATTTATTAGAACAAGCAATGGGATTTACGTTTCAAGCATCATTGAGAGTAGCTACACTTTTAGATATCGCTGATAAGTTAAAAAATGGTGCTAAAACAATTGATGAGCTTGCAAAAGAAGCGGATGTTAATCCTAAACAACTTTTCAGAGTTATGAGAATGCTGGCTGCTAAGGATATTTTTGCACAAACGAGTGATGGTAAATTTGAGTTAACCCCCGCAGCTGAATTTCTTCGGACCGATCAATTTCATTCATTACATGATGCTGTTCTTATGCTGACAGATAAAACATTTTGGGAACCATTAGGTAATTTAATTCATAGTTTACGTAGTGATATTCCTTTTAGAGATATGTTTGGGGAGTCTTTTTATGAATATTGGGCAGACAAAAAAAATTATGAAAATGGCTATAGTTTTCACACTGGGATGTCTTCAATGTCTACAGTTGAAAACTATTTTCTAACTCAGCGGTATGACTTTCCTGATAATTCGACAGTTGTCGATATTGCCGGAGGGATGGGCGGATTATTATTAACGGTTTTACAAAGTAATAAGACTCTACATGGCATATTATTCGATCAGCCTGAAATTCTAAAAAAACATCGGCTTGATGACTTAGATGATTCTACAAGATGGGGAATTCAAGCGGGGAACTTTTTTGAATCATGCCCTGAAGCAGATTTCTATCTATTAAAATATATCACTATGGATTGGCCAACGGATAAAGCACAAAAAATATTACAAAGTTGCCGTAATGCGATGAATGACAACTCTAAATTACTTATTTTAGAGCCTGTTATTCCAACTGGTAATCACTGGCATGGCGGTAATTTAATAGACCTATTACTCTTAGCAAGTTTTGATGGTGGGCAGACTCGTAGTGAAGCAGAATTGAAAGCATTACTTGATAGTGCAGACTTAAAACTTAATCGAATAATTGATACAGGTTGTTATGTGTCGATTGTCGAGGCAATTCCTAAATAA
- a CDS encoding HlyD family secretion protein, with translation MTTNGSKPFSQKIISLTPWLSVLCIGVFILFTTLNWDKWLGSKRYQESNNAYIKADSAILKSRMTGYVASLLVDDYQFVRRGDVIAKIDNQEDVFKQKIAKANYQKSEQQLSNLAGEIKEQELTIEMLFNRYQAAKIEVEQMKRSPLLRKALINSGAITQQNYLDANSDLQRLIKLEQAAKAQWEQAKQSKTILSQQKEIRIAERDIALANLKQADTQLSYATIIAPFDGQLNKVKLNIGSFVTSGTEVVTVTPNKQPYIIANLKETQLKNVHTGQAVSVKVDAFPDVLFSGVVRDIGAQSSGESALIPADNSSGNFTKVVQRIPVYISFLSEQSDLNRLRPGMSVVVNIDTQSIAQKGK, from the coding sequence ATGACGACAAATGGATCTAAGCCTTTCTCACAGAAAATAATTTCTTTAACACCTTGGCTCAGCGTGTTATGCATTGGTGTTTTTATTCTGTTTACCACCTTAAATTGGGATAAATGGTTAGGGTCTAAACGCTATCAAGAGTCGAATAATGCGTACATTAAAGCCGATTCAGCCATATTGAAATCACGTATGACAGGTTATGTAGCTAGTCTTTTGGTCGATGATTATCAATTTGTTCGCCGTGGAGATGTGATCGCGAAAATTGATAATCAAGAAGATGTTTTCAAACAGAAAATAGCCAAAGCCAATTATCAAAAATCTGAGCAACAGTTGAGTAATTTAGCAGGAGAAATCAAGGAACAAGAGCTGACGATTGAAATGCTATTTAATCGCTACCAAGCTGCAAAAATTGAAGTTGAGCAAATGAAGCGTAGCCCCTTATTACGTAAAGCATTAATCAATAGTGGTGCAATAACCCAGCAGAATTACTTGGATGCTAACTCGGACTTACAGCGCTTAATTAAGCTAGAGCAAGCAGCAAAAGCACAATGGGAGCAAGCTAAACAATCAAAAACAATATTAAGTCAGCAAAAGGAAATACGGATTGCTGAGCGAGATATTGCATTAGCTAATTTAAAACAAGCAGATACTCAATTATCTTATGCAACAATAATCGCTCCATTTGATGGGCAATTGAATAAGGTAAAACTCAATATTGGTAGTTTTGTGACGTCAGGTACTGAAGTGGTCACGGTTACTCCCAATAAACAGCCTTACATTATCGCTAATTTAAAAGAAACACAGTTAAAGAATGTTCATACCGGTCAAGCGGTATCTGTCAAAGTTGATGCCTTTCCGGATGTTTTATTCAGCGGGGTTGTGCGTGATATAGGTGCTCAGAGTAGCGGTGAATCCGCATTAATTCCTGCTGATAATAGCAGTGGGAATTTCACTAAAGTCGTCCAGCGTATTCCTGTTTATATTAGTTTTTTATCTGAGCAAAGTGATTTAAATAGACTGAGACCCGGTATGTCTGTTGTTGTGAATATTGATACACAAAGTATAGCTCAAAAAGGTAAGTAA